The following are from one region of the Silene latifolia isolate original U9 population chromosome 9, ASM4854445v1, whole genome shotgun sequence genome:
- the LOC141600725 gene encoding uncharacterized protein LOC141600725, whose amino-acid sequence MAHIQSIPVSSITKETSRTEQLTVRVMRLWYRKSETNPKEVKGVELILIDENGDTVQASINQRLTRLFLEHLNEGSTYKIRRFSVSSNRVGLDMATIHPCKIWSEYSTRVVPIPNVDIPLSTHAFYTFNEVVFEAMPNRLYIEIEQEFINKPKPTLVMLFVKLSVYEGEVSITSTWGATKILVNPDMNEVNVFNNSFPDDDEPVLGAPETAGYHPPILASANIKTLSEISNLTKGGAYVTMAKIIELDTSDPDLVEFVIWDDVMVDLPGKTAQAILDEDEMYSVVPPPDFRPLLDRTFVAKIKVTDLYNIEQKSNSFGEICPPDVGTILYGHEGVHVFKIQ is encoded by the exons ATGGCACACATCCAGAGTATTCCAGTTTCGAGCATCACCAAAGAAACCTCAAGGACGGAGCAACTAactgttcgggttatgagattgTGGTACAGAAAGTCGGAGACAAATCCTAAGGAAGTGAAAGGGGTAGAACTCATCCTAATTGACGAAAAT GGAGACACAGTTCAGGCATCAATCAACCAAAGGCTGACTCGCCTTTTCTTAGAGCACCTTAATGAAGGGAGCACATACAAAATCAGAAGGTTCAGTGTATCATCAAACCGAGTGGGACTTGACATGGCAACAATTCACCCGTGCAAGATTTGGTCCGAGTACAGCACTAGGGTGGTACCCATTCCTAATGTAGATATTCCACTTTCTACCCATGCTTTCTACACTTTCAATGAGGTGGTCTTTGAAGCAATGCCGAATAGACTTTATATTG AAATCGAGCAAGAGTTCATTAACAAACCAAAGCCAACGTTGGTTATGCTATTCGTGAAACTTTCTGTTTATGAAG GGGAAGTTAGCATAACATCAACATGGGGTGCAACAAAGATATTGGTTAATCCAGATATGAACGAGGTGAACGTGTTCAACAATAG TTTTCCAGATGATGATGAACCCGTCCTTGGGGCTCCAGAAACTGCTGGGTACCATCCTCCAATCCTCGCAAGTGCAAACATCAAAACTTTATCAGAGATATCAAATTTAACCAAAGGAGGAGCATATGTCACAATGGCCAAGATTATTGAGTTAGATACATCTG ATCCAGATTTGGTTGaattcgttatttgggatgatgtTATGGTTGATTTGCCTGGGAAAACAGCACAAGCAATCCTTGACGAAGATGAG ATGTACAGTGTCGTCCCTCCCCCAGATTTCAGGCCTCTACTTGACAGGACATTTGTGGCAAAAATAAAAGTTACTGATTTGTATAACATTGAGCAAAAATCAAACTCATTTGGG GAAATTTGTCCTCCCGATGTAGGAACAATACTATATGGGCATGAGGGAGTCCATGTTTTTAAAATTCAATAG